Proteins encoded by one window of Candidatus Methylomirabilis sp.:
- a CDS encoding DUF2232 domain-containing protein has protein sequence MASRGDGARATHSMPVVSPVEPKEGLVKTLIQGAALCLASLTLALAGGMIPIPGIFFGLLTPLPLILLSVRHGRVAALLGVLAVGTCLAGLLGSGHAWVFYIEFGLPAIVLAEAIRRQWAPEVSVAAGSLAVIVGGLAGLFILAWGAGGSMLDLLKYRLDIAVREAMELYSKVGVSPDEVGPLFGSVEEVRGFLLTTSPGLFMAAALLSTSANFFLARRGSADNAAPGSSKPGFAWRMPDLLVWVFIGSAVLLLSGLPIAKEIGFNGLLVMMTLYFLQGLAIATFWFRRLGLSPLVGMLGVVLLLLQPLLLFLLALVGLFDIWVVFRRHSLPRPPGA, from the coding sequence GTGGCAAGTCGCGGCGACGGTGCCCGCGCAACACACTCGATGCCTGTGGTGAGCCCAGTCGAACCAAAAGAGGGATTGGTCAAGACGTTGATACAGGGCGCTGCCCTCTGCCTCGCATCCCTCACGCTTGCGCTGGCCGGCGGAATGATCCCGATTCCCGGAATATTTTTCGGTCTGCTGACACCCCTACCGCTTATTCTCCTGTCTGTGAGACACGGCCGAGTCGCCGCCCTGCTTGGAGTGCTTGCCGTGGGAACCTGCCTTGCCGGCCTCCTGGGTTCAGGGCACGCCTGGGTGTTTTACATTGAATTCGGCCTGCCCGCGATTGTGTTGGCGGAGGCTATCCGCCGTCAGTGGGCCCCGGAGGTATCGGTCGCCGCAGGGAGTCTGGCCGTCATCGTGGGCGGCTTGGCCGGTCTCTTCATCCTGGCTTGGGGCGCAGGCGGGTCGATGCTGGATCTCCTGAAGTATCGCCTAGACATCGCCGTACGAGAGGCGATGGAGTTGTACAGCAAGGTTGGCGTGTCTCCAGACGAGGTAGGACCGCTGTTCGGGTCTGTCGAGGAGGTGCGAGGTTTTCTGCTCACAACCTCACCAGGCCTCTTCATGGCGGCGGCGCTGCTCAGTACCTCGGCCAACTTCTTTCTGGCGAGGAGGGGATCGGCTGATAATGCTGCGCCCGGTAGTTCGAAGCCAGGGTTTGCCTGGAGAATGCCGGACTTGCTGGTGTGGGTATTCATCGGATCAGCTGTCTTGTTGCTGAGTGGCCTGCCGATCGCGAAAGAGATCGGTTTCAACGGGCTACTCGTCATGATGACGCTGTATTTTCTGCAGGGTCTGGCGATTGCCACGTTCTGGTTCCGTCGACTCGGACTTTCGCCATTGGTGGGGATGTTGGGTGTCGTACTGTTGCTTCTTCAACCCCTGCTGTTGTTCCTCTTGGCATTAGTCGGGCTATTCGATATCTGGGTCGTTTTTCGCCGACATTCGCTTCCGAGGCCCCCTGGCGCGTAG
- the rplI gene encoding 50S ribosomal protein L9: MKIVLLERVEKVGSAGDQVEVADGFARNFLIPARKAVAATSANIKSLDHLLRRSTEREARLRGTAETMAGRITEIHCVIARRAGEQDRLFGAVTNQDICAALTIQGLEVDRRKILLQEPIKTLGNYTVPIRLHPEVVAELRLTVERAEG, from the coding sequence ATGAAGATCGTTCTCTTGGAACGGGTAGAAAAGGTAGGCTCTGCTGGTGACCAGGTCGAGGTGGCGGATGGCTTCGCGCGGAATTTCCTGATCCCGGCGCGCAAGGCGGTGGCGGCAACGTCCGCGAACATCAAGTCGCTGGATCATCTGCTTCGACGGAGCACAGAGCGCGAGGCGAGGCTTCGTGGTACGGCGGAGACGATGGCGGGTCGAATCACAGAGATCCATTGCGTCATCGCGCGCCGGGCGGGCGAGCAGGATCGGCTTTTCGGCGCCGTCACCAACCAGGACATCTGCGCTGCTTTGACGATTCAGGGACTTGAGGTAGATCGGAGAAAGATCCTTCTGCAGGAGCCGATCAAGACGCTCGGCAATTACACCGTGCCCATCCGCTTACACCCAGAGGTCGTTGCTGAACTTCGGCTCACGGTAGAGCGCGCAGAGGGCTAA
- the dnaB gene encoding replicative DNA helicase, with protein sequence MRELTVDRREGTAERVPPQNLEAEMSVLGAVLQSNEAFLKCLELLRPEQFYRDAHRKIFAAASGLFGRGEPVDLITITNELRRRGELDEVGSAAFLASLVDAVPTGANVAYHARIVRDKALLRQLIAVATDIVGLGFADQEEADQILERAEQQIFELAEDRVRRAFLPLKSILKDTFEQVEKLFDRRTQVTGVPTGFEDLDMKTAGFQPSELIIIAGRPSMGKTSFALNIARNAAIEERIPVGIFSLEMSKEQVVQRLLSSEAEVDSNRIRTGWLRESDWPKLTNAAGQLSEAPIFIDDSAAISAIELRAKARRLKAEQNIGMVVIDYLQLISGRSRSENRQQEVSEICRSLKAMAKELKVPVVALSQLARRTEERERPQLSDLRESGAIEQDSDVVIFLYRPGYYQVRKVGTPDPERDTKTEIIIAKQRNGPTGTVEMAFLREYVKFGSLDLIHQEPDEVEEA encoded by the coding sequence ATGCGGGAGTTAACCGTGGATCGGCGTGAGGGAACTGCAGAGCGAGTTCCTCCGCAGAACCTAGAGGCCGAGATGTCGGTCCTTGGGGCGGTCCTGCAGAGTAACGAGGCCTTCCTGAAGTGTCTTGAGCTGCTACGGCCGGAGCAGTTCTATCGCGACGCACATCGCAAGATCTTCGCTGCAGCCTCCGGACTGTTCGGACGGGGCGAGCCGGTTGATCTCATCACCATTACCAATGAGCTTCGCCGCCGCGGCGAACTCGACGAGGTGGGCTCCGCGGCGTTCCTTGCCTCACTGGTGGATGCCGTCCCCACGGGAGCGAATGTCGCCTACCATGCGCGGATCGTTCGGGATAAGGCGCTTCTGCGCCAGTTGATCGCCGTGGCTACCGACATCGTCGGGCTCGGCTTCGCGGATCAGGAGGAGGCGGATCAGATACTTGAACGGGCCGAGCAGCAGATATTCGAGCTGGCTGAGGATCGGGTGCGGCGTGCCTTTCTCCCGTTAAAGTCGATTCTGAAGGATACCTTTGAACAGGTGGAGAAACTATTTGACCGCAGGACGCAGGTCACCGGAGTGCCCACCGGATTTGAAGATCTCGACATGAAAACTGCCGGCTTTCAGCCGTCAGAACTGATTATCATTGCCGGCCGCCCCTCGATGGGCAAAACGAGTTTTGCTCTCAATATCGCGAGAAACGCCGCCATCGAGGAACGGATACCGGTTGGGATCTTCAGCCTGGAGATGTCGAAGGAACAGGTCGTTCAGCGACTGCTCTCCTCCGAGGCCGAGGTCGACTCCAACAGGATCAGAACAGGATGGCTGCGTGAGAGCGACTGGCCGAAGCTGACCAACGCGGCCGGCCAGCTCTCAGAGGCGCCCATCTTCATCGATGACTCAGCCGCTATTTCTGCTATCGAGCTGCGGGCGAAGGCGCGGAGGCTGAAAGCCGAGCAGAACATCGGGATGGTGGTGATTGACTACCTCCAGCTTATCTCGGGTCGTTCCCGGTCCGAGAACCGCCAGCAGGAGGTCTCAGAGATCTGCCGGAGCCTGAAGGCCATGGCCAAGGAGTTGAAGGTTCCGGTGGTGGCACTGTCGCAACTTGCGCGGCGAACAGAGGAGCGGGAGCGTCCGCAGCTATCGGACCTTCGGGAATCCGGGGCCATTGAACAGGACTCGGATGTCGTGATCTTCCTGTACAGGCCTGGCTACTATCAGGTCAGAAAGGTCGGGACACCCGATCCGGAGCGGGACACCAAGACCGAGATCATCATCGCCAAGCAACGGAACGGCCCGACCGGGACCGTG
- the rpsR gene encoding 30S ribosomal protein S18 — translation AVDFKDAKRLRNFITDRGKIIPRRISGNCASHQRQLGGAIKMARSIALLPFAADLL, via the coding sequence AGGCGGTCGATTTCAAGGACGCCAAGAGGCTCAGGAACTTCATTACGGATCGAGGGAAGATCATTCCGCGCCGGATTTCCGGTAACTGCGCGAGCCATCAGCGCCAGTTGGGCGGAGCTATCAAGATGGCTCGCAGCATCGCATTACTCCCCTTTGCTGCCGATCTACTCTGA